One Candidatus Vicinibacter affinis DNA window includes the following coding sequences:
- the rnc gene encoding ribonuclease III, giving the protein MLGFLFRFFKRANHKYFSKDKFFVERLRTVLGFTPSNIYLFKLAFYHKSTLNNQNNEKLELYQSNERLEFLGDALLSFVVGEYLFNKYPSANEGFLTKMRSKIVKRKTLNDLAEQMGLDRLMMEFNQTAISQSMLGNALEALIGAIYLERGFDFTKKYILKKILRKYINISQLETYDDNFKSQLLEWCQKNTKEIDFRVISKYKTDKRDRFKVGVFVDGVEIASAEDYNKKSAEQIASEIALSQLNI; this is encoded by the coding sequence ATGCTAGGTTTTTTATTTAGGTTTTTTAAAAGGGCAAACCACAAGTATTTTTCAAAAGACAAGTTTTTCGTCGAAAGACTCAGGACGGTGTTAGGTTTTACGCCATCGAATATTTATCTCTTCAAGCTGGCATTTTATCACAAGTCCACCCTCAACAATCAGAACAACGAGAAATTGGAATTGTATCAGTCAAACGAGCGACTGGAATTTCTGGGAGACGCTTTGTTGAGTTTTGTGGTTGGGGAATATCTGTTCAATAAGTATCCAAGCGCCAACGAGGGCTTTCTAACCAAGATGCGTTCCAAAATTGTCAAAAGAAAAACATTAAATGATCTTGCTGAACAAATGGGATTGGATCGGTTGATGATGGAATTCAATCAGACTGCCATCTCGCAGTCAATGTTGGGAAATGCATTGGAGGCCTTGATTGGAGCCATTTATTTGGAACGGGGTTTTGATTTTACCAAGAAGTACATACTTAAAAAGATTTTAAGAAAGTATATAAATATTTCTCAACTGGAGACTTATGATGACAATTTCAAAAGCCAACTGTTGGAATGGTGTCAAAAAAATACCAAGGAAATTGATTTCAGGGTGATCAGTAAATACAAGACTGATAAGCGCGATAGATTCAAAGTAGGTGTTTTCGTCGATGGGGTGGAAATAGCATCTGCCGAAGATTACAATAAGAAAAGTGCCGAACAAATTGCCTCAGAAATTGCACTTTCGCAACTCAATATTTAA
- the fabF gene encoding beta-ketoacyl-ACP synthase II: MRRVVVTGIGALTPIGNNKDAFLSGIKSGISGAGPITRFDASLFKTRFACELKGFNPEDFLDKKEARKLDPFAQYALVVAEECIKDSNIDLESVNRMKFGVIWGSGIGGFYTLETDLSEAALHTGAPRYSPFLIPKLISDIAPGHISIKYGLMGVNYGTVSACASSSHAISNAFDFIRHGKANIILAGGSEAAITRAGVGGFSSMKALSERNDDYATASRPYDKERDGFVLGEGAGALLLEEYEHAMARGAKIYAELCGTGLTADAYHITAPHPDGIGAKAAMELALEEAGMKPSDIDYINTHGTSTPLGDIAEVKAIQQVFGDQAYELNISSTKSMTGHLLGAAGAVECIAGILAMNHHFIPPTINHFTDDPDLDPRLNFTFNHAQQKTINAFLSNTFGFGGHNSSVIFKRC; encoded by the coding sequence ATGAGAAGAGTTGTAGTCACTGGTATTGGTGCTTTGACGCCTATTGGTAACAACAAGGATGCCTTTCTGTCCGGGATTAAAAGCGGTATCAGTGGGGCCGGACCCATTACTCGTTTTGATGCAAGTTTATTCAAAACCCGCTTTGCCTGCGAGTTAAAAGGTTTTAATCCGGAAGATTTTCTTGACAAAAAGGAGGCTCGGAAATTAGATCCATTTGCACAGTATGCTTTGGTAGTTGCGGAGGAGTGTATCAAAGACTCTAATATCGATCTGGAGTCGGTGAACCGTATGAAGTTTGGGGTAATTTGGGGATCCGGAATTGGTGGGTTCTACACTTTGGAAACCGATCTTTCTGAAGCGGCCCTCCATACAGGCGCTCCGAGGTACAGTCCGTTTCTGATTCCAAAATTAATTTCTGACATTGCTCCCGGACATATTTCCATCAAATATGGATTGATGGGTGTGAATTATGGGACTGTTTCTGCATGTGCCAGTTCCAGTCATGCGATTTCCAATGCTTTTGATTTTATTCGGCACGGGAAGGCAAATATTATATTGGCAGGTGGCTCGGAAGCAGCCATAACCAGGGCGGGAGTAGGTGGATTTAGCTCCATGAAAGCCCTTTCTGAAAGAAATGATGATTATGCAACTGCCTCCCGACCTTATGACAAGGAGCGGGACGGATTTGTGCTGGGAGAAGGTGCAGGGGCGTTGTTGCTGGAAGAATATGAACATGCAATGGCCCGAGGGGCAAAAATTTATGCTGAGTTGTGTGGGACTGGATTGACCGCTGATGCGTATCACATTACGGCTCCTCATCCTGACGGAATCGGAGCCAAGGCGGCCATGGAGTTGGCATTAGAAGAGGCAGGCATGAAGCCATCGGATATAGATTACATCAATACACACGGAACTTCTACCCCTTTGGGAGACATAGCAGAGGTTAAAGCAATTCAACAGGTTTTTGGAGATCAAGCCTATGAGCTGAATATTAGTTCGACCAAATCAATGACCGGTCACTTGCTTGGTGCTGCGGGTGCGGTGGAATGTATTGCCGGAATACTTGCCATGAACCATCACTTCATCCCTCCTACGATCAATCACTTTACAGATGATCCGGATTTGGATCCTAGGCTCAATTTTACCTTTAACCACGCACAGCAAAAAACCATTAATGCGTTTTTAAGCAATACTTTTGGATTTGGAGGACATAACAGTTCAGTGATATTTAAAAGATGCTAG
- a CDS encoding acyl carrier protein, whose product MSTIAERVKKIIIDKLGVDEAEVTHEASFVNDLGADSLDTVELIMEFEKEFDTSIPDDQAEKIQTVGQAVEYLEANCK is encoded by the coding sequence ATGTCAACAATTGCTGAAAGAGTAAAGAAAATCATTATCGATAAATTAGGAGTTGATGAAGCAGAAGTTACGCATGAGGCGAGCTTTGTCAATGACCTTGGAGCCGATTCATTGGACACGGTTGAGCTGATAATGGAATTCGAAAAGGAATTTGACACTTCCATTCCAGACGATCAAGCAGAAAAGATCCAGACAGTAGGCCAGGCTGTAGAATATTTGGAGGCCAACTGCAAATAA
- the pyk gene encoding pyruvate kinase, whose amino-acid sequence MSLHNTKIVATIGPASSSYEALRDLALAGVAVFRLNFSHGKHEDHASVIEHITRINEEFDMHVGILADLQGPKLRIGLIENNSLPVNPGDILTFKDEECMGNAQQIYMSYDHFARDVKPGEKILIDDGKLVFEVLETNFKDTVKLICLYGGILSSNKGVNLPDTEVSLPCLTEKDLVDLEFILTKPVNWIALSFVRKASDVEDLQQRIAAASHYAKVIAKIEKPEAIRNIDNIIKVSNAIMVARGDLGVEMPIEQLPAMQKMIINKCIQRSRPVIVATQLMDSMITNPSPTRAEVTDVANAVLDGADAVMLSAETSVGKHPVIVVEAMNRIISEAEKHYAFQTRRPKPSEKSSTFISDVVCFNAAKTAEEIKATAIIGLTVSGYTAFKTSSYRTNCPIYIFSSAHHMLGTLNLVWGVRCYYYDRMSSTDDTIEDVVQILKIDGKVKSGDFIVNTGSMPVHKKLRTNMLKVTEVE is encoded by the coding sequence ATGTCTCTACACAACACAAAAATCGTTGCCACAATAGGCCCTGCATCGAGTTCTTATGAAGCCTTAAGAGATCTGGCTTTGGCTGGAGTAGCCGTCTTTAGACTCAATTTCTCCCACGGTAAGCATGAAGATCATGCCAGTGTTATAGAACACATCACCCGAATTAATGAAGAATTTGACATGCATGTGGGCATTTTGGCTGATTTGCAAGGTCCAAAATTGAGAATCGGGTTGATTGAAAATAATTCCCTTCCGGTAAATCCCGGAGACATCCTCACCTTCAAAGATGAAGAATGCATGGGGAATGCTCAACAAATCTATATGAGTTACGATCATTTTGCCAGGGACGTTAAACCCGGTGAGAAAATTCTGATAGACGATGGCAAACTGGTTTTTGAAGTGCTGGAAACCAATTTTAAAGATACGGTTAAGCTGATTTGCCTGTATGGAGGCATTTTGTCCTCCAACAAAGGGGTCAATTTGCCCGATACAGAGGTAAGCCTACCATGCCTGACTGAAAAAGATCTGGTTGATCTGGAATTTATCCTTACCAAGCCCGTCAACTGGATTGCCCTTTCATTCGTCAGAAAAGCTTCTGATGTGGAGGACCTTCAACAAAGAATTGCGGCAGCAAGTCATTATGCAAAAGTGATTGCCAAAATTGAAAAACCTGAAGCCATCCGAAACATTGACAATATTATCAAGGTAAGCAACGCAATCATGGTGGCTCGTGGTGATCTTGGGGTGGAAATGCCTATTGAACAACTTCCCGCCATGCAAAAAATGATCATCAATAAGTGCATCCAGCGCTCCAGGCCGGTAATCGTCGCTACACAACTTATGGACAGCATGATCACCAACCCATCACCAACGCGTGCCGAAGTCACTGATGTGGCCAATGCAGTATTGGATGGAGCTGATGCAGTCATGCTGAGCGCAGAAACCTCAGTTGGAAAACATCCTGTAATTGTGGTAGAGGCCATGAATCGTATTATCTCAGAGGCGGAAAAACATTATGCTTTTCAGACTCGCCGACCAAAGCCCTCTGAAAAATCCTCTACCTTCATCAGCGACGTGGTATGCTTTAACGCAGCAAAAACCGCCGAAGAAATTAAAGCCACTGCCATTATTGGTCTCACTGTTTCCGGGTACACCGCATTCAAAACTTCCTCCTACCGTACAAACTGTCCTATCTATATTTTTTCCAGTGCACACCACATGCTGGGAACCTTAAATCTGGTTTGGGGGGTCAGATGTTATTATTACGATAGAATGAGCTCAACAGATGATACCATCGAAGATGTCGTTCAAATTCTGAAAATTGATGGGAAAGTGAAATCCGGAGATTTCATAGTGAATACAGGGAGTATGCCTGTACACAAAAAACTTCGGACCAACATGCTTAAGGTAACCGAAGTCGAATAA
- a CDS encoding DUF4292 domain-containing protein, which translates to MKHSFFLAALTCLAVLASCSTLKRKSKEIGSTAPQANLNNLKEELERRQDYQYLSLKGTMEFEDQDISTSAQVTLQSKKDSIILLSLRKLGFEVARALINPDSIVIIDRINHSWAKLDIDEWSQKLNIPIDFYGIQDILISGVHLPDGPEYFLQQHNDTVLITGQFENYKLQSSLLAEGFFPLNTSFQRSEKKAQMIVKELYKLDKFLIPSNLQLTYDEEHTEIQYIKLKWSEMHTRKIESFKFTIPASYTNETR; encoded by the coding sequence TTGAAACATAGTTTCTTCCTTGCAGCTTTGACATGTTTAGCAGTGTTGGCCTCTTGTAGTACATTAAAAAGAAAATCGAAGGAAATCGGTTCAACTGCGCCTCAAGCCAATCTAAATAACCTTAAAGAAGAACTGGAAAGAAGACAAGATTATCAATACCTCAGCTTGAAGGGAACCATGGAATTCGAAGACCAGGATATCAGCACCTCAGCTCAGGTTACACTGCAAAGTAAAAAGGACAGCATAATTCTTTTAAGTTTACGAAAATTGGGGTTTGAAGTGGCTCGTGCGCTCATTAACCCGGACAGTATTGTGATCATCGATCGAATCAACCATAGTTGGGCTAAGTTGGATATTGATGAATGGAGCCAAAAATTAAACATTCCCATTGATTTTTACGGCATACAGGATATACTGATTTCCGGAGTACATCTGCCTGATGGTCCTGAATATTTTTTACAACAACACAATGATACTGTTTTAATCACCGGACAATTTGAAAATTACAAGCTGCAGTCATCTTTACTGGCCGAAGGATTCTTTCCATTGAATACCTCATTCCAACGGTCAGAAAAAAAAGCACAAATGATTGTCAAAGAATTATATAAGTTGGATAAATTTTTAATCCCCAGTAATCTTCAATTAACATACGACGAAGAACATACTGAAATCCAATACATAAAATTAAAATGGAGTGAGATGCACACAAGAAAAATAGAAAGCTTTAAATTTACCATTCCTGCAAGTTATACCAACGAAACGAGGTAA
- a CDS encoding peptidoglycan DD-metalloendopeptidase family protein, giving the protein MSLLIFGCSFLFIQISTLHAQTPSERRAYLSKQIQKTEEILLQSEKEKMTAFKNMQIQLTQISNRNELIENTVKELEKLDQSLEKLKSEHRENLNRLEILKEEYFKTLRRKWMQKNSIKSNYLFAPHSELHALIKSWVWQDQLDRERKEKYTQFKKSQELVLEKQNEILKQIEIQKELLNSKATEKNKLAEDLKKQQSMIAENQSKKKEWLTLIGKYQKEMSKIESIVSSSITDNDLGASKNKNISKSSNADWRFPLKEGIVVSTFGTQNDPNNRAVKIKNNGVDIQSKNSFVSAVNNADVLQIRQLPNGTFLVLCKEGDFYQVYSNLDKVLVRAGESLSKGNHIGQCKITPQGRHELHFEVWKGKTPQNPLKYLKTE; this is encoded by the coding sequence TTGTCTTTGTTGATTTTTGGATGCTCATTCCTTTTCATCCAAATATCAACGCTACATGCACAAACCCCTTCTGAAAGAAGAGCCTACCTCTCCAAACAAATACAAAAGACAGAAGAAATACTTCTGCAATCTGAAAAAGAAAAAATGACTGCTTTTAAAAATATGCAGATTCAACTTACACAAATTTCCAATAGAAACGAACTCATCGAAAATACCGTAAAGGAATTGGAAAAATTGGATCAAAGTCTTGAAAAATTAAAATCAGAGCATCGTGAAAATTTGAATAGATTGGAAATCCTGAAAGAGGAATATTTTAAAACGCTCAGGAGAAAATGGATGCAAAAGAACAGCATTAAGTCAAATTATCTTTTTGCTCCACACTCTGAATTACATGCTTTGATAAAATCCTGGGTCTGGCAAGATCAACTTGATCGGGAAAGAAAAGAAAAGTATACTCAATTTAAAAAATCTCAGGAACTCGTTCTTGAAAAACAAAATGAAATTCTCAAACAAATTGAAATTCAAAAGGAATTGCTCAATTCGAAAGCAACCGAAAAAAATAAGCTGGCCGAAGATTTAAAAAAACAACAAAGTATGATTGCAGAAAACCAATCCAAAAAGAAGGAATGGCTTACTCTAATCGGCAAATATCAAAAGGAAATGAGCAAAATTGAATCCATTGTCAGCAGTAGCATAACTGATAATGATCTGGGTGCTTCCAAGAATAAAAATATTTCAAAATCTTCAAATGCTGATTGGCGATTTCCTTTGAAAGAGGGAATTGTTGTCTCTACATTTGGCACACAAAATGATCCCAACAACAGAGCAGTTAAAATTAAAAACAATGGGGTGGATATCCAATCCAAGAATTCATTTGTTTCTGCAGTAAACAATGCGGACGTATTACAAATCCGTCAACTTCCCAATGGAACCTTCTTGGTTTTATGCAAAGAAGGAGATTTCTATCAGGTATATTCTAACCTGGATAAAGTACTCGTTAGGGCAGGAGAATCATTAAGCAAAGGAAATCATATTGGACAATGTAAAATTACTCCCCAAGGCAGACATGAACTGCACTTTGAGGTTTGGAAAGGAAAAACACCCCAAAATCCCTTGAAATATTTAAAAACAGAATAA
- a CDS encoding MBL fold metallo-hydrolase, translating into MKIKFCGAAKEVTGSCHLLMLENGLRILLDCGLFQGRVENIDQLNQEWLFDPKEIDLLILSHAHIDHCGRIPKLVKDGFKGDIFCTHATRDLVSIMLMDAAHIQERDVEFYNKRLAEKKRKNPRYKGQHREPLYSAKDVANAMTLFVGMSYDRLIEISPGVHLIFTDAGHILGSASVNLRIKTQGDDLRFAFSGDIGRPDRPILNDPHFMLPSDFIITESTYGDKLHLEKPAEKNHFMEIIQSTCIDKHGKVIIPAFSLGRTQELVYILDQLVNEKRLPKIPVYVDSPLAVNATEVFRSHSECFDFDLHQYMIKDPDPFGFNHLFYIHDVEDSKKLNFSKEPCIIISSSGMVNAGRIKHHVFNNVEDPNNTILFVGYCSPETPGGILRSGADFIKMFGEVKKVNAKIEIMDSFSAHGDQKEMTHFLSNQLNTVSKVFLVHGEEATQVTYKGHLNGIGFDHVDIPDLGQEISI; encoded by the coding sequence ATGAAAATTAAATTTTGTGGAGCTGCGAAAGAAGTGACTGGAAGTTGTCATTTACTTATGTTGGAAAATGGATTAAGAATTCTTCTTGATTGTGGTTTGTTTCAGGGGAGGGTGGAAAATATAGATCAGTTGAATCAAGAATGGTTGTTTGATCCTAAGGAGATTGATTTGTTGATCTTGTCGCATGCGCATATAGATCATTGTGGAAGAATTCCCAAGCTGGTGAAAGATGGATTCAAGGGAGATATTTTCTGTACCCATGCTACCAGAGATTTGGTTTCCATTATGTTGATGGATGCGGCGCATATTCAGGAGCGGGATGTAGAATTTTACAACAAGCGACTTGCAGAAAAGAAACGCAAGAATCCAAGATACAAGGGACAACACAGAGAGCCATTGTATTCTGCCAAAGATGTTGCGAATGCGATGACACTTTTTGTAGGTATGTCTTATGACCGGTTGATTGAAATTTCACCGGGAGTTCATTTAATTTTTACGGATGCGGGTCATATACTTGGTTCTGCAAGTGTCAATTTAAGGATCAAGACGCAAGGGGATGATTTGCGTTTTGCATTCAGTGGAGATATTGGAAGACCTGACAGACCAATATTGAATGATCCTCATTTTATGCTTCCATCAGATTTTATCATTACGGAATCAACCTATGGAGATAAGCTTCATTTGGAGAAGCCCGCCGAGAAAAATCATTTTATGGAGATCATCCAATCTACCTGCATCGACAAACATGGAAAGGTTATAATACCTGCATTTAGTTTGGGTCGTACGCAGGAACTTGTCTACATACTGGATCAGTTAGTCAATGAAAAGAGATTGCCGAAAATTCCGGTGTATGTCGACAGTCCACTTGCGGTCAACGCAACTGAAGTTTTTAGAAGTCATTCAGAGTGTTTTGATTTTGATCTGCACCAGTATATGATCAAGGACCCTGACCCATTTGGATTCAATCATTTATTCTATATTCATGATGTGGAAGATTCCAAAAAACTCAATTTCAGTAAAGAGCCATGCATCATAATTTCTTCATCCGGCATGGTGAATGCAGGAAGAATAAAACACCATGTGTTTAATAATGTGGAGGATCCAAATAATACTATTTTGTTTGTAGGATATTGCTCACCGGAAACACCTGGTGGCATCCTAAGATCCGGGGCAGATTTTATTAAAATGTTTGGTGAAGTAAAAAAAGTAAATGCGAAAATTGAGATTATGGATTCGTTCTCTGCACACGGAGACCAGAAGGAGATGACTCATTTTTTATCCAACCAACTAAATACTGTGAGTAAGGTTTTTCTAGTTCATGGAGAAGAAGCTACTCAAGTAACTTACAAGGGACATTTAAATGGTATTGGGTTTGATCATGTGGATATTCCAGATCTTGGGCAGGAAATTTCAATATAA
- a CDS encoding glutamate--tRNA ligase yields MNPVRVRFAPSPTGALHIGGIRTALYNYLFAKQHQGTFILRIEDTDQTRYVAGAEEYILESLRWTGLIPDEGLGFGGPYGPYRQSERQEIYLDYAKKLINLGFAYYAFDTSEEIEEMKKRHASESNPMPKYDFNTRAEMKNSLTLSTEAVEDCFKTNTPWVIRLKVPASETVSITDKIRGEVNFNSDELDDKVLIKSDGMPTYHMANVIDDRLMKITHVIRGEEWLSSTAHHVLLYRYFGWESEMPEFAHLPLILKPNGQGKLSKRDGAQFGFPVFPIDWKAEDGEIFSGFREAGFLPGALINFLVLLGWNPGTEQEIFSKEELIQLFSLDKIVKSGARFDYNKAKWFNSNYLQKENVEIILDHVNAIFVKHEIKAGADQVNTIYQLYKDRAVLLNDFFNMGKYIVVEPADPDEEFKSKKWKKEWADSFISLANAFGEIKEWNHVNLEEKIKEFMIMHQLKMGEVLPSIRVMLSGTPMGPDVYQMLMAVGKEKSVERMYSGVKKLNS; encoded by the coding sequence ATGAATCCGGTAAGAGTACGATTTGCTCCCAGCCCAACGGGAGCGCTGCATATAGGTGGTATCCGAACTGCTCTCTATAATTACCTGTTTGCAAAGCAGCATCAAGGAACATTTATTCTAAGAATAGAGGATACAGACCAAACCAGATATGTGGCGGGGGCAGAAGAATACATACTGGAAAGTCTGCGTTGGACGGGATTAATACCAGATGAGGGATTGGGTTTTGGTGGTCCTTATGGACCATACAGGCAATCTGAGCGGCAGGAAATTTATTTAGATTATGCAAAAAAATTGATCAATCTTGGATTTGCCTATTATGCATTTGACACTTCGGAGGAGATTGAAGAAATGAAAAAGCGCCATGCCTCTGAATCCAACCCGATGCCAAAGTATGATTTCAATACCAGGGCAGAAATGAAAAACAGCCTTACTTTGAGCACCGAAGCAGTCGAGGATTGTTTTAAGACAAATACTCCATGGGTGATTCGATTAAAAGTACCGGCATCGGAAACGGTCAGCATTACGGACAAAATCAGAGGAGAAGTAAATTTTAATTCTGATGAATTGGATGACAAAGTCTTGATTAAATCAGATGGAATGCCTACGTATCATATGGCTAATGTGATTGATGACCGGTTGATGAAAATCACCCATGTAATTCGTGGGGAAGAGTGGCTTAGCAGTACCGCGCACCATGTGTTGTTGTATCGATATTTTGGATGGGAATCTGAGATGCCGGAATTTGCGCATCTTCCATTGATATTGAAGCCAAACGGGCAGGGAAAATTATCGAAGAGAGATGGTGCACAATTTGGTTTTCCGGTTTTCCCAATAGACTGGAAAGCAGAGGATGGAGAAATTTTTTCAGGGTTCAGAGAGGCTGGATTTCTACCGGGAGCGCTGATCAATTTTTTAGTGCTGCTTGGATGGAATCCGGGAACGGAACAGGAGATATTTTCCAAAGAAGAATTAATTCAGTTATTTTCACTTGACAAGATTGTCAAATCCGGTGCGCGATTTGATTACAATAAAGCCAAATGGTTTAATTCAAATTATTTACAAAAAGAAAATGTAGAAATCATATTGGATCACGTCAATGCCATTTTTGTAAAACATGAAATTAAAGCCGGAGCGGATCAGGTTAACACAATTTATCAATTGTATAAAGATCGTGCTGTATTGTTGAACGATTTTTTTAATATGGGAAAATATATTGTCGTCGAACCTGCGGATCCGGATGAAGAATTTAAGTCAAAGAAATGGAAAAAAGAATGGGCTGATTCATTTATTAGTTTAGCAAATGCATTTGGTGAAATAAAAGAATGGAATCATGTAAATTTGGAAGAAAAGATAAAAGAGTTCATGATCATGCATCAATTGAAAATGGGGGAAGTGTTGCCATCCATAAGAGTGATGCTGTCAGGAACGCCAATGGGGCCCGATGTTTATCAGATGCTAATGGCCGTTGGTAAAGAAAAATCTGTAGAAAGAATGTATTCAGGAGTGAAAAAGTTGAACAGTTAA
- a CDS encoding polysaccharide deacetylase family protein, producing the protein MYLSFTPKFLQQLLPGLIWRMGTEDKKVYLTFDDGPIPEVTPWVLNQLDKFNAKATFFCVGQNVEKHPGIFEHVKADGHTIGSHTYNHISGWASDNLDYMLNVRKASKICESNIFRPPYGKIRPSQTRFLKHHYQIVMWDVLSGDFDPNISAEQCLQNVLKNTVAGSIIVFHDSIKSFEKLKYVLPKVLNYYSEQGYQFANLDILSSKSQAGILNRA; encoded by the coding sequence ATGTATCTAAGCTTTACCCCAAAATTTCTTCAGCAATTGTTACCAGGCCTGATATGGAGGATGGGAACTGAGGATAAAAAGGTCTATCTGACTTTTGATGATGGACCCATACCTGAAGTTACACCATGGGTTTTGAATCAACTGGATAAGTTCAATGCAAAAGCTACCTTCTTTTGCGTAGGTCAAAATGTAGAAAAACATCCCGGAATCTTTGAACATGTAAAGGCCGACGGACATACTATAGGAAGTCATACATACAATCACATCTCTGGCTGGGCTTCCGACAATCTCGATTATATGCTCAATGTGAGGAAGGCCTCTAAAATTTGTGAATCAAATATCTTTAGACCACCCTACGGAAAAATCCGACCTTCTCAAACCCGCTTTCTGAAACACCATTATCAGATAGTGATGTGGGATGTATTGAGTGGTGATTTTGATCCAAATATCAGTGCGGAACAATGTTTGCAGAACGTTTTGAAAAATACAGTCGCCGGATCCATCATCGTTTTTCACGACAGTATAAAATCCTTTGAAAAACTTAAATACGTTCTTCCTAAAGTATTAAATTATTATTCAGAGCAGGGATACCAATTTGCTAATTTGGATATTTTATCCAGTAAATCTCAGGCAGGTATTCTTAACCGCGCGTAA
- the lpdA gene encoding dihydrolipoyl dehydrogenase, giving the protein MTDLAIIGSGPGGYVAAIRAAQLGFQVTLIEKYPTLGGTCLNVGCIPSKALLDSSELFYQAKKTFISHGIKLENLEVEVSQMFKRKEEVVSQNTKGIEFLMKKNKITVINGMASFSGPQELSIDAGNGKVEKLEFKKCIIATGSKPNIPTAFNYDKKRVISSTEALSLKEIPKSMVIIGAGVIGLELGSVYARLGTKVSILEFMDRILPGMDLDCAKELQKSLQSTGIKFHLSQSVESVQVQENKALVKYRPKSGGDVMEIEADYCLVCIGRKPYTDGLKADLAGVEIDEKGRIKVDDFLRTKNPHIYAIGDVVNGAMLAHKAEEEGVFVAEVLAGQKPHIDYNLIPGVVYTWPEMASVGKTEEQLKLDGRLYKTGKFPYKALGRARASMDLDGLVKVIADEKTDEVLGVHLVGARAADMIMEAVALMEFRGSAEDMARICHPHPTYTEALKEAALDATAKRSIHS; this is encoded by the coding sequence ATGACCGATCTTGCAATAATTGGGTCCGGACCCGGAGGTTACGTTGCGGCTATTCGTGCAGCACAATTGGGTTTTCAGGTTACTTTGATTGAAAAATATCCAACATTGGGTGGTACCTGCCTGAATGTGGGATGTATTCCATCCAAAGCTCTATTGGACAGCAGTGAACTTTTTTACCAGGCGAAAAAGACTTTCATTTCCCATGGCATCAAACTTGAAAATCTGGAAGTTGAGGTATCACAAATGTTTAAACGGAAAGAGGAGGTAGTTTCCCAAAATACCAAAGGGATTGAGTTTCTGATGAAAAAGAATAAAATTACCGTGATCAATGGGATGGCTTCTTTCTCCGGTCCTCAGGAATTGAGTATTGATGCAGGAAATGGGAAAGTTGAAAAGCTTGAATTTAAAAAATGTATCATCGCTACAGGTTCCAAACCGAATATTCCGACTGCGTTTAACTATGATAAAAAAAGAGTAATCAGTTCGACGGAAGCCCTTTCGTTAAAAGAAATTCCAAAGTCTATGGTGATCATAGGGGCAGGAGTCATTGGACTGGAATTAGGGTCTGTATACGCGAGGCTGGGAACTAAGGTGAGTATACTTGAATTTATGGATAGGATTTTACCCGGGATGGATCTCGATTGTGCAAAAGAATTGCAAAAGAGCTTACAATCAACCGGCATCAAATTCCATCTGTCACAATCTGTTGAAAGTGTTCAAGTCCAGGAAAATAAAGCCTTGGTAAAATATCGTCCAAAATCGGGTGGAGATGTTATGGAAATTGAGGCAGACTATTGTTTGGTTTGCATAGGCAGAAAGCCTTATACTGATGGATTGAAAGCTGATCTTGCAGGAGTAGAAATAGATGAAAAAGGAAGAATTAAAGTGGATGATTTTCTAAGGACAAAGAACCCCCATATTTATGCTATTGGGGATGTGGTAAATGGAGCGATGTTGGCACATAAGGCAGAGGAGGAAGGTGTATTTGTTGCTGAAGTTTTGGCCGGGCAAAAGCCCCATATTGATTACAATCTGATTCCCGGCGTGGTATACACGTGGCCTGAAATGGCCTCTGTTGGTAAAACTGAGGAACAATTAAAACTAGATGGAAGATTGTACAAAACCGGTAAATTCCCTTATAAAGCCTTGGGACGAGCCCGTGCAAGTATGGATTTAGATGGACTGGTCAAGGTGATTGCAGATGAGAAGACAGATGAAGTGCTGGGTGTCCATCTGGTAGGTGCAAGAGCTGCAGATATGATCATGGAGGCAGTGGCATTGATGGAATTCAGAGGTTCTGCAGAAGACATGGCAAGAATCTGTCACCCCCATCCAACCTATACAGAGGCATTAAAAGAAGCGGCATTGGATGCGACTGCTAAGCGGTCGATTCATTCGTAA